One Skermanella pratensis genomic window, CCGTGTTCGTCGCGGTCGCGGCGTTCTACGCGCCGGCGGCCTACGGCATCGGCATCCCCGGCGCCATCCGCACCGGCAGCCTGATCGAGATGGCGCTGGGCGTCGCGATCGGCGCCATCACCTTCACCGGCTCACTCGTGGCCTTCGCCAAGCTCCAGGGCCTGGTGTCGGGCAAGCCGCTGGTCTTCAACATGCAGCACATGCTGAACGCCGGGATCGGCGTCGTGCTGGTGCTGTGCATCGTCTGGCTGTGCGTGACCAACTCGACCGTGGCGCTCTGGATCATCGTGCTGCTGGCGCTGGCGCTGGGCTTCCTGCTGATCCTCCCGATCGGCGGCGCCGACATGCCGGTGGTGGTGTCGATGCTGAACAGCTATTCCGGCTGGGCGGCGGCCGGCATCGGCTTCACGCTGGAGAACAACCTGCTGATCATCACCGGCGCGCTGGTCGGGTCTTCCGGCGCCATCCTGTCCTACATCATGTGCAAGGGCATGAACCGGTCGATCTTCAACGTCATCCTGGGCGGCTTCGGCGGCGACAGCGCCGCGGCGGCTGCCGGCGGACCTGCGGGCGACCGGGCGGTCAAGGCCGGCTCGGCGGAGGACGCCGCCTTCATCATGAAGAACGCCTCCTCGGTCATCATCGTGCCGGGCTACGGCATGGCGGTGGCGCAGGCCCAGCACGCCCTCCGCGAGATGGGCGACATGCTGAAGCACGAGGGCGTCGAGGTCCGCTACGCGATCCACCCCGTCGCCGGCCGCATGCCCGGCCACATGAACGTGCTGCTTGCCGAGGCCAAC contains:
- a CDS encoding NAD(P)(+) transhydrogenase (Re/Si-specific) subunit beta: MATLAPLAYLVAAICFIMALRGLSSPETSRQGNNFGIVGMVIAIVTTLMLPGLISGLSITLIVIGLAIGGTIGTVIARRIEMTALPQLVAAFHSLVGLAAVFVAVAAFYAPAAYGIGIPGAIRTGSLIEMALGVAIGAITFTGSLVAFAKLQGLVSGKPLVFNMQHMLNAGIGVVLVLCIVWLCVTNSTVALWIIVLLALALGFLLILPIGGADMPVVVSMLNSYSGWAAAGIGFTLENNLLIITGALVGSSGAILSYIMCKGMNRSIFNVILGGFGGDSAAAAAGGPAGDRAVKAGSAEDAAFIMKNASSVIIVPGYGMAVAQAQHALREMGDMLKHEGVEVRYAIHPVAGRMPGHMNVLLAEANVPYDEVFELEEINRDFGQADVAFVIGANDVTNPAAKTDPTSPIYGMPILDVEKAKTVLFIKRSMAAGYAGVENELFFRPNTMMLFGDAKKVTEEVLKALD